A DNA window from Oligoflexus sp. contains the following coding sequences:
- a CDS encoding helix-turn-helix transcriptional regulator gives MTVKRLVLLRRMWNLDQKSMATAIGVSHRTWQRIEYSDTRITVDVLFKLAKIFQVSPGYFVEPCVPLNEPWVCLQCDYYNERLTDEVSRNLQDKIWPLVETWRPALESGFRDLASKSWPLCEISLESIHLNPATQKLLNLPLSQYSLCEMFDHKSTIALLFERLLGDAPGKRYALCMLKPKFASSGRRSFVQLMRLQKRSWDNPRFLSVIVDAGSLEQDLAALEVACGCTDIQGLHDFSVLLHPPVD, from the coding sequence ATGACAGTTAAGCGATTGGTTCTGCTTCGGCGGATGTGGAACCTCGACCAGAAGTCCATGGCCACTGCCATTGGAGTGTCGCATCGAACGTGGCAACGCATCGAATATTCCGACACGCGCATCACTGTGGATGTTCTTTTCAAGCTGGCCAAGATCTTTCAGGTCTCACCGGGATATTTCGTGGAGCCCTGCGTGCCTTTGAATGAGCCCTGGGTGTGTCTGCAGTGCGATTATTATAACGAACGCCTCACCGATGAAGTTTCCAGGAATCTGCAGGACAAAATTTGGCCGCTGGTCGAAACCTGGCGTCCCGCGCTGGAAAGCGGCTTCCGTGATCTGGCGTCCAAATCGTGGCCGCTCTGTGAAATCTCGCTGGAAAGCATTCATCTGAATCCCGCGACGCAGAAACTTCTGAACCTGCCCCTGTCCCAATACAGTCTATGCGAGATGTTCGATCATAAAAGCACGATCGCGCTGCTCTTCGAACGTCTTCTGGGCGACGCGCCCGGCAAGCGTTACGCTCTTTGCATGCTGAAGCCGAAGTTCGCGTCTTCCGGCCGGCGTTCCTTTGTCCAACTCATGCGGCTGCAGAAACGCTCCTGGGATAATCCTCGATTCCTCTCGGTTATCGTGGATGCAGGCTCACTGGAACAGGACCTCGCAGCCCTGGAAGTCGCCTGCGGCTGCACCGATATCCAGGGTCTTCACGATTTCAGCGTCCTCCTGCATCCGCCCGTCGACTAA